The following proteins are co-located in the Macaca nemestrina isolate mMacNem1 chromosome Y, mMacNem.hap1, whole genome shotgun sequence genome:
- the LOC139360929 gene encoding LOW QUALITY PROTEIN: BCL-6 corepressor-like (The sequence of the model RefSeq protein was modified relative to this genomic sequence to represent the inferred CDS: inserted 7 bases in 5 codons; deleted 1 base in 1 codon; substituted 4 bases at 4 genomic stop codons), which produces MEDCRPINYLKGVSQVTSVLLLCQGGCKSAYQIDLLEALIIDHTGLKQEGLQLPRNTVXSSLSRMDSKQDHEVAMNTVGALSFFSEINPEMQFKLNILEIVEDFSVSEKPLDCLPAVCKTQHGIQKNAFSTAETLALDRPASHNQKLLNMFDAHYLQLPWVNPYMESATPAIHPSFDLPNMYSQSMFLLPQQFXNLAQPLYSPGNRNREQFSYLPPPXLASPMRLSVPFAISAILPLFCCADKSLPWRMAINLQNPXHSYPHIRNSKQPRMPSTKAVTSGFPGDTTLVVPASPQPSPXIHLATQAVADTFSEFHEHYTRISTPPAVMLSRLYMIGSEFPTAKLSNSKYPETLEVGESAQPVPMYTWKTVAQDRKDGGSPPLLEKQSITKSISNKPVELSSKVMEVDASKADHMKKMASMGLVHSRSGGGLVLSRSEIPKETSSPRNGCAIYRSEIIRTDPSSWVVPKPRPNEENNGESMLKNQIIDWMIIKQQXSSYLCMSGKDTMIPNVLGSVSCAGHPTSVLPPCYQSPTPDGTDGTRTNRSSVDTTLSIIQEVGXPPTMPVKQSSNTSSKDAKASNPKLNFKANENGLQRSPIFLSPNEAFRPPSISYPRSYFPYPVSKATAIRPFSLHDKGPIYPHPILLPNNSLFPGHLAPKPTLPYVVPMGYPEFXIYQDALGFGMVQPMLIPHRPMEITKEEKPERRSCSQERACHKDPTLQNQLSEVLEASSTAFHPELPTDILKLNPSWNQGKIVIKSDKVVYVDHLQEKPDVKTDANMSKPSFTQKNVGQNSEPAKLLVVKPSLQQHDDFVMLREELGHIGDLPEAYTLKQTPANKENLGMPVSTPLLEPALVSDGHAVTFGKIQENSKPYSLGSAPLSMDIISTYTKDGANEAKSNDGKLLKPKSSKLVKRIATSAGYMGDGFDSVTAELYADSSQLRWEQRALKMKELQKDNILCLPSAYCELAMMRFSELQVSEKKGGHSETKDSKAYKFSTADSERWKGNRDKKPKCLLEEDIASQNNRERCKYSPGNKQHNPFKALKDEDLPVEKYLMERQPVGELATDQVAMDVLHSPILQLEKKCKVSSDSSQTETTPEKLPEDSFLKNKQKQVYIGNWPXREVTNSSIHLEDPHYSELTNLKVYITFTGFHPKKHHLMHLREQWEQQVLAAESKPGLQGRKEVTQTVQPEVTAWDYDIMKEKLCRKRAEAKGNRSWLEESLKPSDNEEALPMFLGPPPKKKLLSNNASRQKLSHPRCIPLVRLSDKQQKVRESVKTDMLCTNKEEDCPATSLLEKYTNNSEKPSGKRQCKTKHLIPQDLRQGFLLTGDCYIENADGKSAVPRFIKRLEPSSNYDLTLSKQELKPFNCLQELLPASQAMKLPHSCFPQETNQSRPMLLRAKRIIVDRHAGETLLQRAAWLGYEDLVLYCLENKHCDVNHQDNAGYCALHEACARGWLHIVQHLLRYGADVNCSAQDGTRPLHGAVENDCLEIVRLLLSYGADPTLATYAGRTIMKMTHSKVMEIFLTDYLNDLQGCSDNKLNSSWEFYGSSVCEPDNEGGSSVLANPPGQEDQDDDNEACSDVFEFEFSDSPLLPCYNIQVSSLQGPRNWLLLSDVLKKLKMSSCIFRCNFPHLKIIPIAEAEFYRQVSASILFSSSKDLEAFNPESNELLDLLEFTNELQILLGSFLECLNPRDVALEKDH; this is translated from the exons ATGGAGGACTGTAGACCTATCAActatttgaagg GAGTGTCCCAAGTAACATCTGTGTTGTTGCTCTGCCAAGGTGGATGCAAATCGGCTTATCAGATTGACCTCCTGGAAGCACTGATCATAGACCACACAGGCCTGAAACAGGAAGGGCTCCAGTTACCCAGAAACACTG TTTCTAGTTTGAGCAGAATGGACTCCAAACAAGATCATGAGGTTGCCATGAACACTGTAGGT GCCTTGagttttttttcagaaataaatccagAGATGCAGTTCAAACTAAATATACTTGAGATAGTGGAAGAtttttctgtctctgaaaaacCCCTAGATTGCTTACCTGCTGTATGTAAAACACAACATGGAATACAAAAGAATGCTTTCAGCACAGCAGAAACACTTGCCTTGGACAGGCCTGCAAGCCACAATCAGAAACTTCTCAATATGTTTGATGCTCATTACCTGCAACTACCCTGGGTCAATCCTTACATGGAGAGTGCCACACCagccatccatccttcctttgATTTGCCAAATATGTATTCACAGAGCATGTTCTTGCTACCTCAGCAGTTCTAAAACTTGGCCCAGCCACTATATTCTCCAGGAAACAGAAACAGGGAGCAATTTTCCTACCTGCCACCACC CTTGGCATCACCCATGAGGCTTTCGGTGCCTTTCGCCATCTCAGCCATTCTGCCTCTCTTCTGCTGTGCAGACAAAAGCCTACCGTGGAGGATGGCCATCAATCTCCAGAACCC CCACAGCTATCCTCATATTCGGAACAGTAAACAACCTAGGATGCCGTCTACCAAGGCAGTTACTAGCGGCTTTCCAGGGGATACAACTCTCGTGGTCCCTGCCTCCCCTCAGCCCTCACCCTAGATCCACCTTGCCACCCAGGCTGTTGCAGACACGTTCTCTGAGTTCCATGAGCATTATACCAGGATCTCCACCCCTCCTGCAGTCATGCTGTCAAGGCTATACATGATAGGTAGCGAGTTTCCCACAGCCAAGCTCTCCAATAGCAAATATCCTGAGACCCTGGAAGTGGGTGAAAGTGCTCAGCCAGTCCCCATGTACACCTGGAAGACAGTGGCTCAAGACAGGAAAGATGGAGGCTCACCGCCTCTGTTAGAGAAGCAGAGTATTACCAAAAGCATCTCAAATAAGCCAGTAGAGTTGTCTTCTAAAGTGATGGAGGTAGATGCTTCCAAAGCTGACCATATGAAAAAGATGGCGTCTATGGGCCTGGTTCACAGCAGGTCTGGAGGTGGCTTAGTGCTCTCCAGAAGTGAGATTCCAAAAGAAACGTCTTCTCCAAGAAATGGCTGTGCTATCTATAGATCTGAAATCATTCGCACTGATCCTTCATCCTGGGTAGTACCCAAGCCAAGACCTAATGAAGAGAACAATGGTGAAAGCATGCTGAAAAACCAGATAATAGACTGGATGATAATAAAACAGC AGTCTTCATATCTTTGCATGAGTGGTAAAGACACTATGATCCCTAATGTTCTGGGGTCAGTGTCCTGTGCAGGCCACCCCACCTCTGTATTACCTCCATGTTACCAATCTCCAACCCCAGATGGGACAGATGGCACTAGGACCAACAGGAGCTCTGTGGATACCACACTATCCATCATTCAGGAAGTGGGCTAGCCTCCAACCATGCCTGTTAAACAAAGCAGCAACACCAGCAGCAAGGATGCCAAAGCCAGCAACCCAAAACTGAATTTCAAAGCAAATGAGAATGGCCTTCAACGAAGCCCCATATTTCTGTCTCCAAACGAGGCTTTCAGGCCGCCATCAATTTCCTATCCCAGAAGTTATTTTCCTTACCCAGTATCTAAGGCCACTGCTATAAGACCCTTCTCCTTACATGACAAAGGACCTATCTACCCTCATCCGATTTTGTTGCCCAACAACAGTCTCTTTCCTGGGCACCTTGCCCCAAAGCCTACACTGCCTTATGTGGTGCCTATGGGCTATCCAGAGT TGATCTACCAAGATGCCCTCGGATTTGGCATGGTACAACCCATGTTGATACCACACAGGCCCATGGAGATCACTAAAGAGGAGAAACCAGAGAGGAGGTCATGTTCCCAAGAAAGAGCCTGCCACAAAGACCCAACTCTCCAGAATCAGCTTTCTGAGGTGTTGGAAGCTAGCAGTACAGCATTTCATCCAGAACTCCCCACTGACATTCTAAAACTGAACCCCAGCTGGAATCAAGGAAAGATTGTTATCAAAAGTGATAAAGTTGTTTATGTAGACCATCTCCAAGAAAAACCAGATGTTAAAACTGATGCAAATATGTCTAAACCCAGCTTCACA CAAAAAAATGTTGGTCAGAATTCTGAGCCTGCCAAGCTGCTGGTTGTCAAGCCATCCCTGCAGCAACATGATGATTTTGTCATGCTAAGAGAGGAGTTGGGGCACATTGGTGACTTGCCTGAGGCTTATACTCTCAAACAGACTCCAGCCAACAAAGAGAACCTAGGGATGCCAGTTTCAACACCATTGCTGGAGCCAGCTTTAGTGAGTGATGGTCATGCTGTAACTTTTGGTAAAATCCAAGAGAATTCCAAACCATATAGCCTTGGCAGTGCCCCACTGAGTATGGACATAATCTCTACTTACACCAAAGATGGAGCCAATGAGGCCAAATCAAATGATGGCAAACTTCTGAAACCAAAGTCATCTAAGCTGGTAAAGAGAATCGCTACCTCAGCAGGTTACATGGGTGACGGATTCGACAGTGTCACTGCTGAACTGTATGCAGATTCTAGTCAGCTCAGGTGGGAGCAACGGGCATTGAAGATGA AAGAATTACAAAAGGACAATATTTTATGTCTGCCTAGTGCTTACTGTGAG ctTGCAATGATGCGCTTCTCAGAGTTGCAGGTAAGTGAGAAAAAAGGTGGCCATTCAGAAACTAAAGACTCCAAGGCATACAAATTCAGCACAGCTGACTCAGAGAGATGGAAAGGAAATCGGGACAAAAAGCCAAAATGTCTTCTGGAGGAGGATATTGCCAGCCAGAATAACCGTGAGAGAT GCAAGTATAGTCCTGGAAACAAACAGCACAATCCCTTTAAAGCCCTAAAGGATGAAGATCTTCCTGTAGAGAAGTATTTAATGGAAAGGCAGCCTGTGGGTGAGTTAGCTACAGACCAGGTAGCTATGGATGTGCTGCACAGCCCCATCCTCCAGctagaaaagaaatgcaaagtcTCAAGTGACAGCAGCCAGACTGAGACTACTCCAGAGAAGTTGCCAGAGGACTCTTTcctaaaaaacaagcaaaaacaggTTTATATAG GTAACTGGCCCTAGAGGGAAGTGACAAATTCCTCTATCCACTTAGAAGACCCACATTATAGTGAGCTGACCAACCTGAAGGTGTATATTACATTTACAGGGTTTCATCCTAAGAAACACCACTTGATGCACCTTAGAGAACAGTGGGAGCAGCAGGTGTTGGCAGCAGAGAGCAAACCTGGTCTGCAAGGCAGGAAGGAAGTGACCCAGACAGTTCAGCCTGAGGTCACTGCCTGGGATTATGATATCATGAAAGAGAAACTCTGCAGGAAAAGGGCAGAGGCCAAAGGCAATAGAAGCTGGTTGGAAGAATCTCTCAAACCCAGTGACAATGAAGAAG CCTTGCCTATGTTCTTAGGCCCTCCACCAAAGAAGAAGCTTTTATCCAACAATGCAAGCCGCCAAAAGCTGTCTCACCCACGCTGCATACCATTGGTGAGGCTCTCTGATAAGCAGCAGAAAGTTAGAGAGAGCGTTAAGACAGATATGCTGTGCACAAACAAGGAAGAGGATTGCCCTGCTACCTCCCTGCTGGAGAAATACACCAACAACAGTGAGAAGCCATCTGGGAAGAGACAGTGCAAAACTAAGCACTTGATACCTCAGGACCTGAGGCAGGGGTTCCTGCTAACAGGGGACTGCTACATTGAGAATGCTGATGGCAAG TCAGCTGTCCCAAGATTCATAAAGCGGCTTGAACCCAGTTCCAACTATGATCTGACATTATCCAAGCAGGAGCTGAAGCCCTTCAACTGCTTGCAAGAGTTGCTACCAGCTTCCCAGGCCATGAAGTTGCCACACTCATGTTTCCCTCAAGAAACCAACCAATCTCGCCCAATGCTGCTGAGAGCAAAGAGAATTATTGTCGATAGGCATGCTGGTGAGACTCTCCTGCAGCGGGCAGCATGGCTTGGCTATGAG GATTTGGTCTTGTACTGCCTGGAGAACAAGCATTGTGATGTAAATCATCAAGACAATGCAGGTTATTGTGCTCTACATGAAGCTTGTGCACGTGGATGGCTCCATATTGTGCAGCACCTTCTTAGATATGGTGCTGATGTTAACTGCAGTGCCCAAGATGGAACCAG GCCTCTCCATGGTGCAGTTGAAAATGATTGTTTGGAAATTGTCCGCCTGCTCCTTTCCTATGGCGCTGACCCCACTTTGGCCACCTACGCAGGCAGAACCATTATGAAAATGACCCACAGCAAAGTTATGGAAATATTTCTAACAG aTTACTTAAATGACCTACAGGGTTGCAGTGACAATAAGCTGAATAGCTCTTGGGAGTTCTATGGCAGCTCTGTCTGTG AACCAGATAATGAAGGGGGATCCAGTGTTTTGGCAAACCCCCCAGGACAAGAGGACCAGGATGATGACAATGAGGCTTGCAGTGATGtgtttgaatttgaattttcagATAGCCCTCTCTTACCTTGTTATAACATTCAAGTTTCATCTTTGCAGGG aCCACGAAACTGGTTATTGCTTTCAGACGTACttaagaaactgaaaatgtcaTCCTGCATATTTCGCTGTAATTTTCCACATCTGAAAATTATCCCAATTGCAGAGGCAGAGTTTTACAGACAGGTTTCAGCAAGTATCTTGTTCTCTTCCTCCAAAGACTTGGAAGCCTTCAATCCAGAAAGCAATGAACTACTAGATTTACTAGAATTTACAAATGAacttcagattcttcttggctcCTTTCTGGAATGCTTAAATCCCAGGGATGTGGCCTTAGAGAAGGACCACTGA